A section of the Kribbella voronezhensis genome encodes:
- a CDS encoding sulfate adenylyltransferase subunit 1, which translates to MSTLLRLATAGSVDDGKSTLVGRLLHDCKAILADQIAHVQTVSAARGGDFDFALLTDGLRAEREQGITIDVAYRYFATDKRSFILADCPGHVQYTRNTVTGASTADVVIILVDARHGVLEQTRRHLAVAGLLRVPHVVLAVNKIDLVGYDEAVYRGISKEVSQLADQLGIADVQAIPVSALVGDNVVERSTATGWYDGPTLLEFLENASGRSDASGQPLRFPVQYVIRPQTDNEYRDYRGYTGTVASGTLSVGDQVIVLPAGRRTSVAGIDRAVISSTSTAVAERPSAVAGEAVTVRLADDLDVARGSVIVSADSSPGTRRELSATVCWLSDRPLSVGARLLIKHTTTTAQAIVTKIGGVLDLDTLGVIDATGLDLNDIGKVQLKIAAPLAADPYSSNNITGSFLLIDAHDGWTLAAGMIDDEEGELL; encoded by the coding sequence ATGAGCACTCTTCTCCGGCTCGCCACCGCCGGTTCGGTGGACGACGGCAAGTCGACTCTGGTCGGGCGGTTGCTGCACGACTGCAAGGCGATCCTGGCCGACCAGATCGCGCATGTGCAGACGGTTTCGGCCGCGCGCGGTGGCGACTTCGACTTCGCCCTGCTGACCGACGGCCTGCGGGCCGAACGCGAACAGGGCATCACGATCGACGTCGCCTACCGGTACTTCGCGACCGACAAGCGCTCGTTCATCCTGGCCGACTGCCCGGGACACGTGCAGTACACCCGGAACACGGTCACCGGCGCGTCGACGGCGGATGTCGTGATCATCCTGGTCGACGCGCGCCACGGCGTACTGGAGCAGACCCGGCGGCACCTCGCCGTCGCAGGGCTGCTTCGCGTGCCGCACGTCGTACTGGCGGTCAACAAGATCGACCTGGTCGGATACGACGAGGCCGTCTACCGCGGGATCTCCAAAGAGGTCTCGCAGCTGGCCGACCAGCTCGGGATCGCCGACGTCCAGGCGATCCCGGTGTCGGCGCTGGTCGGCGACAACGTGGTCGAGCGGTCCACCGCGACCGGCTGGTACGACGGTCCGACGCTGCTGGAGTTCCTGGAGAACGCTTCCGGGCGTTCCGACGCCTCCGGTCAGCCGCTGAGATTCCCGGTTCAGTACGTGATCCGGCCGCAGACCGACAACGAGTACCGCGACTACCGCGGCTACACCGGAACCGTTGCCTCAGGCACCCTTTCCGTCGGCGACCAGGTGATCGTGCTGCCGGCCGGCCGCCGTACGTCGGTCGCCGGGATCGACCGGGCCGTGATCAGCTCGACCTCGACGGCCGTCGCCGAACGGCCGTCCGCGGTCGCCGGTGAGGCGGTCACCGTCCGGCTCGCGGACGACCTCGACGTCGCCCGTGGCTCGGTCATCGTCTCGGCCGACTCCTCCCCCGGCACCCGCCGGGAACTGTCAGCCACGGTGTGCTGGCTGTCCGATCGCCCGCTGTCCGTGGGCGCTCGGCTGCTGATCAAGCACACCACCACTACCGCTCAGGCGATCGTCACCAAGATCGGTGGCGTACTCGACCTGGACACGCTCGGAGTCATCGACGCCACCGGGCTCGACCTGAACGACATCGGCAAGGTGCAACTCAAGATCGCCGCACCGCTGGCCGCCGATCCGTACTCCAGCAACAACATCACCGGTTCGTTCCTGCTGATCGACGCCCACGACGGGTGGACGCTGGCCGCAGGCATGATCGACGACGAAGAAGGGGAACTGCTGTGA
- a CDS encoding sirohydrochlorin chelatase encodes MTAPALVILAHGSRDPRSAATVHSLVSCLRELRDDLRIEASFLDHCPPTPYQVIDRLRAEGVEEVVILPLLLSSAFHARVDVPAVVDEARSRFPDLRIIASDVLGYDDSLLDVLDRRMRAELKDGRVRELDALVLACAGSSDTQANAAVARLARLWGQRHKLPVVAAFTTAATPSPAEAVLQWRLEGRRHVAVGSFFLAPGLLPDRAEQTARKAGAVAVSRPLGVSAEVARLALLRYGVAGLDLLTLDPAPRPVLMRPELVRTA; translated from the coding sequence GTGACTGCTCCAGCTCTCGTGATCCTCGCCCACGGCAGCCGCGACCCGCGCTCGGCCGCCACCGTCCACTCGCTCGTCAGCTGCCTGCGCGAGCTACGGGACGACCTGCGGATCGAAGCCTCCTTCCTCGACCACTGCCCGCCCACGCCGTACCAGGTGATCGACCGGCTCCGTGCCGAAGGTGTCGAAGAGGTCGTCATCCTGCCGTTGCTGCTGTCGAGCGCCTTCCACGCCCGGGTCGACGTACCGGCCGTGGTCGACGAGGCACGCAGCCGCTTCCCGGACCTGCGGATCATCGCCTCCGACGTGCTCGGGTACGACGACTCGCTGCTCGATGTCCTCGATCGGCGGATGCGCGCCGAACTGAAGGACGGCCGGGTGCGTGAGCTGGACGCGCTGGTGCTCGCCTGCGCCGGCTCCAGCGACACCCAGGCGAACGCGGCCGTCGCCCGGCTCGCCCGACTGTGGGGTCAGCGGCACAAGCTGCCCGTTGTGGCGGCGTTCACCACGGCGGCGACGCCGTCACCGGCCGAAGCCGTTCTCCAGTGGCGCTTGGAGGGCCGTCGCCACGTGGCGGTCGGTTCGTTCTTCCTGGCACCCGGCCTGCTGCCGGACCGCGCCGAGCAGACAGCCCGCAAGGCCGGGGCTGTCGCAGTCTCCCGCCCCCTCGGCGTCAGCGCTGAGGTCGCCAGACTCGCCCTCCTCCGGTACGGCGTAGCCGGCCTCGACCTCCTCACCCTGGACCCAGCCCCCCGCCCGGTCCTGATGCGGCCCGAGTTGGTCCGCACCGCCTAG
- a CDS encoding CGNR zinc finger domain-containing protein: MKFDSHVLSVLTTAVDAVNRLTAGYALGQPVDAPTGEGKAAAVAEALSADGRPRPRVSAADAEVLVGVAVRMREIFEATHAGDLDQAAAGVNALLIDTSARPQLDKADGRWNLHFHGPDTTLAKGWAAGWAAGLAIAMGSDLAGRLGVCAAPYCDRVFVDESKNSRRRFCSPQCQSRVKAAAHRARAR; the protein is encoded by the coding sequence GTGAAGTTCGATAGTCACGTGTTGAGTGTGCTGACGACGGCGGTCGATGCGGTGAATCGGCTGACGGCCGGCTATGCGCTAGGCCAGCCGGTCGATGCTCCGACCGGAGAGGGGAAGGCTGCGGCCGTTGCGGAAGCGCTCTCTGCGGACGGGCGCCCACGGCCTCGGGTGAGCGCGGCCGACGCCGAAGTACTGGTGGGTGTCGCGGTGCGGATGCGGGAGATCTTCGAGGCGACGCATGCCGGCGACCTCGATCAGGCGGCTGCGGGTGTGAACGCGTTGCTGATCGACACCAGTGCTAGGCCGCAGCTCGACAAGGCCGATGGTCGGTGGAATCTGCACTTCCATGGACCCGACACGACGTTGGCCAAAGGCTGGGCGGCGGGGTGGGCAGCCGGATTGGCTATCGCGATGGGCAGTGATTTGGCGGGGCGGTTGGGTGTGTGCGCAGCGCCGTACTGCGATCGGGTGTTCGTCGATGAATCGAAGAACAGCAGAAGGCGATTCTGCTCGCCGCAGTGCCAGAGCAGAGTAAAAGCAGCTGCTCACCGCGCAAGGGCGCGGTGA
- a CDS encoding MFS transporter: protein MRILVIARAVNRLGAFTLSFLAVVLTVELGATVAQAGLVMAGFGVATIPSRMFGGHLADRLGRKRTIILGLTGCAVGQTWIALASTLWSAVMAAILLGLMFEIYEPPSQAVIADVTSPEDRPTAYGLLGAAMAAAAVAAGVLAAAVSHWDLRWLFAIDAASCSACALLLAIALPADRFSFQGKARVGRAEGWKDGRLLLLFAVGTVSATVFMALMLGLPLTLIERGLPSYSIGLILAISALVLVAAQPLQRTQRIRNLDNFQAMTLGYLLLTAGLVINAVATNLPVFIAAAVLWSIGDLFLLSRAFTIVAGIAPEHARGRYLAIYGLSWGIATAIAPLGATQLLTHAGPALLWLTCALAATALAALQPALRRRITPNI, encoded by the coding sequence GTGCGCATCCTCGTGATCGCCCGAGCCGTGAACCGCCTCGGCGCCTTCACGCTCAGCTTTCTCGCCGTCGTACTGACCGTCGAACTCGGCGCCACCGTCGCCCAGGCCGGGCTGGTGATGGCAGGCTTCGGCGTGGCGACGATCCCGTCCCGGATGTTCGGCGGCCATCTGGCCGACCGGCTCGGCCGCAAGCGGACCATCATCCTCGGCCTCACCGGTTGCGCAGTCGGCCAGACCTGGATCGCCCTCGCGAGCACGCTCTGGTCAGCGGTAATGGCCGCGATCCTGCTCGGGCTGATGTTCGAGATCTACGAGCCGCCGAGCCAGGCGGTGATCGCCGACGTGACCAGCCCGGAGGACCGGCCCACGGCGTACGGGCTGCTCGGGGCGGCGATGGCTGCGGCGGCGGTCGCGGCCGGCGTACTGGCTGCCGCGGTGAGCCATTGGGATCTGCGGTGGCTCTTCGCGATCGACGCCGCGAGTTGTTCGGCGTGCGCTCTCTTGCTCGCAATCGCCTTGCCTGCCGACCGATTCTCGTTCCAGGGCAAAGCGCGAGTAGGTCGCGCCGAAGGCTGGAAGGATGGTCGCCTGCTGCTTTTGTTTGCCGTAGGCACCGTTTCCGCGACGGTCTTCATGGCGCTGATGCTGGGCCTACCACTCACTTTGATCGAGCGAGGCCTGCCGAGCTACAGCATCGGACTGATCCTCGCGATCTCGGCTTTGGTCCTCGTCGCGGCCCAACCCCTCCAGCGAACCCAGCGCATCCGCAACCTCGACAACTTCCAAGCCATGACGCTCGGCTATCTGCTTCTAACCGCCGGCCTCGTCATCAACGCAGTCGCCACCAACCTGCCCGTCTTCATAGCCGCGGCAGTGCTGTGGAGCATCGGCGATCTGTTCCTGCTGAGCCGCGCCTTCACCATCGTCGCCGGCATCGCCCCCGAGCACGCCCGCGGCCGCTACTTGGCGATCTACGGCCTCAGCTGGGGTATCGCCACCGCGATCGCCCCGCTCGGCGCCACTCAGCTCCTCACCCACGCGGGGCCCGCCCTCCTCTGGCTCACCTGCGCCTTGGCCGCCACCGCCTTGGCCGCCCTCCAACCCGCCCTCCGCCGCCGCATCACGCCAAACATCTAG
- a CDS encoding ribbon-helix-helix protein, CopG family: MAKEATKNILLRLDPELAERLQAVAEVEGRSVSDVAREAIASLVEHRRNDARFSLLLEENLTRHEQSLRRLRQDD, from the coding sequence ATGGCAAAGGAAGCGACGAAGAACATCCTGCTGCGGTTGGACCCCGAGCTCGCCGAACGATTGCAGGCGGTGGCCGAGGTCGAGGGCCGCTCCGTCTCGGACGTCGCGCGCGAGGCGATCGCGTCCCTGGTCGAGCACCGACGCAACGACGCGCGATTCAGCCTGCTGCTGGAGGAGAATCTCACCCGGCACGAGCAGTCGCTCCGCCGGCTGCGCCAGGACGACTGA
- a CDS encoding polyphosphate kinase 2 family protein, translating to MAKKKSGHDEVDVPTGKLLDVLRVPPGAVDLTAYDTRATTGFSGDKADGKAALEEVGAEVSDWQERLFAEGRKGGERRILLVLQGMDTSGKGGVIRHGAGLMDPQGLKITSFKAPTPAEKRRGFLWRIRQALPGPGMVGIFDRSHYEDVLIARVRNLVAPPVWNRRYEEINEFEAELTATGVTIVKCFLHISPEQQKERLLARLDDPTKHWKYNPGDVDERKLWPAYAEAYQAALENCNTPDAPWYVIPSDRKWYRNWAVTTLLLETLKGLDPQWPAADFDVAEEKARLAAT from the coding sequence ATGGCGAAGAAGAAGAGCGGTCACGACGAAGTCGACGTACCGACCGGGAAGTTGCTGGACGTGTTGCGGGTCCCGCCTGGTGCGGTCGACCTGACTGCTTATGACACTCGCGCCACCACCGGGTTCTCCGGTGACAAGGCCGACGGCAAGGCCGCGCTCGAAGAGGTGGGCGCGGAGGTGTCCGACTGGCAGGAGCGCCTGTTCGCCGAAGGGCGCAAGGGTGGCGAGCGCCGGATCCTGCTCGTACTGCAGGGCATGGACACCTCCGGCAAGGGCGGTGTCATCCGCCACGGTGCGGGGTTGATGGACCCGCAGGGGTTGAAGATCACCTCGTTCAAGGCGCCGACGCCGGCCGAGAAGCGGCGCGGGTTCCTCTGGCGGATCCGCCAGGCGCTGCCCGGTCCCGGCATGGTCGGGATCTTCGACCGGTCGCACTACGAGGACGTGCTGATCGCCCGGGTACGGAACCTGGTCGCGCCGCCGGTCTGGAACCGCCGGTACGAAGAGATCAACGAGTTCGAGGCCGAGCTGACGGCCACCGGGGTCACGATCGTCAAGTGCTTCCTGCACATCTCGCCGGAGCAGCAGAAGGAGCGGCTCCTGGCGCGCCTGGATGACCCGACGAAGCACTGGAAGTACAACCCGGGTGACGTCGACGAGCGCAAACTCTGGCCCGCGTACGCCGAGGCGTACCAGGCGGCGCTCGAGAACTGCAACACCCCCGATGCTCCGTGGTACGTGATCCCCAGCGACCGCAAGTGGTACCGCAACTGGGCAGTCACCACCCTGCTTCTGGAGACGTTGAAGGGCCTCGACCCGCAGTGGCCGGCCGCCGATTTCGACGTCGCCGAAGAGAAGGCCCGCCTCGCCGCGACCTGA